In Ascaphus truei isolate aAscTru1 chromosome 5, aAscTru1.hap1, whole genome shotgun sequence, one genomic interval encodes:
- the LOC142494701 gene encoding uncharacterized protein LOC142494701, translating to MEVAMEPAGTTRHKEKKKMTKKEKHTAPPEMVPSSQETDGGGPAATSSSGSGDVATPSGLTPTASTSSGGPSSNPGAGSSSNRRIPRLEPWMRQTVVMQLREVDGQRPLLDAETFAKELVSKAGFTPDEILSIQDLRGGLFFVTFATAGACRRYWEAFQTLKQEVPFSEFDVNCPIQRDEKRITVTVRNPHIPGKDIATFLRRSCTVVKEPSRIKDKLGYWVGKWSMVVRLWPNPEAADRLHHLPPSFSLAGSSGRIFYPDQPQTCGNCGNLGHQWKQCTLKACRNCKNTGHETKDCPRQKTCDLCGETTHMFRDCQLRVRSYAEAAAKGATPGAPLTATQKAAKKPPANQAVKAQGGKYQKEQREKEATQAAPAAAPEPAAPSVAAPTPPLPTLTPAATLPPTPTAAATPTLPPTPTLPAHPPPLAPSSQPSTAAPPTLHEAAAPPSVTPLPSPEAVAPPPSSSLATDTAPIAQTGTEKQGIKRRAPETDSPHQGLEQKRAQMQIGDSPTSSDADSDLESDLEEEEAEMQEAAIAEEQAAILEQPPSETQVTVEELIREGREAAETLLLHDNLGQTMDLLDQLCEEINKTTHASEDGN from the coding sequence ATGGAGGTCGCCATGGAGCCCGCCGGGACCACCCGGcacaaggagaagaagaagatgaCAAAGAAGGAGAAGCACACGGCACCCCCAGAGATGGTCCCCAGCAGCCAGGAGACGGACGGAGGAGGCCCAGCGGCAACCAGCTCCAGCGGCTCAGGCGACGTTGCCACCCCCAGCGGCCTCACCCCCACTGCCAGTACCAGCAGCGGCGGCCCCAGCTCCAaccctggagctgggagcagcagcaacaggaggatcccccgcctggaaccctggatgaggcagacagtggtgatgcagctgagggaggtcgacggacagcgccctctattggacgctgagacctttgccaaggagctggtgagcaaaGCGGGCTTTACTCCGGACGAGATCCTGAGCATCCAGGACCTCAGGGGTGGCCTGTTTTTCGTCACATTCGCCACGGCGGGAGCCTGCAGGAGGTACTGGGAggctttccagaccctgaaacaggaggtccccttctcagagttcgacgtgaactgccctatccagagggacgagaagaggatcactgtgacggtgaggaacccccatatccctggaaaggatattgctacctttctgcggcgctcttgcaccgtggtgaaggagccgagcaggatcaaggacaagttggggtactgggtgggaaagtggagcatggtagttcgcttgtggccaaatccagaagcggcagatcggctgcaccacctccctcccagtttttcacttgcgggcagctcagggaggatcttttaccctgaccagccccagacctgcggtaattgcgggaacctggggcatcagtggaaacagtgcaccctgaaagcctgcagaaactgcaagaacaccggacacgaaactaaggattgtccccgccagaaaacctgtgacctgtgcggagagacaacccacatgttccgggactgccagctgagggtcaggagctaCGCAGAGGCTGCGGCGAAAGGCGCAACACCGGGCGCGCCCCTGACAGCAACCCAGAAGGCAGCCAAGAAGCCCCCTGCAAACCAAGCCGTAAAGGCACAAGGGGGTAAGTATCAGAAGGAGCAAAGGGAAAAGGAGGCCACCCAAGCAGCGCCCGCTGCGGCTCCTGAGCCCGCTGCCCCTTcagtagcagcccccaccccaccccttcccaccctcacccctgcagcaacactccctcccacacccactgctgctgcaacccccaccctcccccctaccccaaccctccccgcccacccaccaccccttgccccctcctcccaaccctccactgcagccccccccacgctccatgaggctgcagcccctccctctgtaacacctctccccagccccgaggctgttgcacctcctccctcttcctcccttgctacagataccgcccccatagcccagaccggaacggagaagcagggaataaagaggagagcccctgagacggatagcccgcaccaggggctggagcagaagagagcccaaatgcaaatcggcgactcacccacttccagcgacgctgacagtgaccttgaaagcgacctggaggaggaggaagcagagatgcaggaggcagccattgcagaggagcaggcggccattttagaacagccacctagcgagacacaagtgaccgtggaagagctcataagagaggggcgagaggcagcagagaccctcctcctccatgacaaccttgggcaaaccatggatctgctagaccagctgtgcgaggagatcaacaagaccacccacgccagtgaggatggtaactag